The Porites lutea chromosome 4, jaPorLute2.1, whole genome shotgun sequence genome contains a region encoding:
- the LOC140932641 gene encoding uncharacterized protein yields MGNPTKTNMAAARRRDFRDLLTVLLYDDDSSSDSSDEEDLDLLFLDAAFGETRTLDKRPNIADLSEIQCEEMFRFGKDDILHLCKALELPEFYTGHQGSVFTGIEALMVMLRRLAYPNRLCDLVDIFGRAEPELSIVFNMIVDDIYTRFNHLLSSLDLTWLDPAHFAQVIHQKGAPLDQCWGFIDGTAQQIAHLCVISRSCSVGIKESTA; encoded by the exons ATGGGAAatccaacaaaaacaaacatggcggctgcACGGAG GAGAGACTTCAGAGACCTCCTGACGGTCTTGTTGTACGATGATGACAGCAGTTCAGACTCAAGTGATGAAGAAGACCTCGATTTGTTGTTTCTTGACGCGGCGTTTGGAGAGACTCGAACCCTTGACAAGAGACCAAATATTGCCGATCTGAGTGAGATCCAGTGTGAGGAAATGTTTAG ATTTGGAAAAGATGACATTTTACACCTTTGCAAGGCTCTAGAACTACCCGAGTTCTACACTGGTCATCAGGGCTCTGTCTTTACTGGGATTGAGGCCTTGATGGTTATGCTACGAAGACTCGCATATCCTAATAGATTGTGTGATCTGGTTGACATCTTTGGCAGGGCTGAGCCTGAACTTAGCATTGTTTTTAACATG ATTGTAGATGACATCTACACCCGCTTTAATCATCTACTGAGTTCCTTGGACCTAACGTGGCTAGATCCAGCACATTTTGCTCAAGTCATACATCAGAAAGGAGCTCCACTGGACCAGTGCTGGGGGTTTATAGATGGGACTGCCCAACAGATTGCTCACCTTTGCGTAATCAGCAGATCATGTTCAGTGGGCATAAAAGAATCCACTGCATAA